In Geopsychrobacter electrodiphilus DSM 16401, a single window of DNA contains:
- a CDS encoding GGDEF domain-containing protein: MNQRISGLSRPVQFLLAILLLMLCVLADYFSGAEISFSITCLAPTAFAVWYAGALPGVVTAITAALLWYGVDYISGPAYSHPMVPVWNSLVRLGFFFIVTVLLLQIRNLLRQLQSLAETDSLTDLANSRKFYARLEQERERALRYPGFFTVAYLDLDNFKQINDSWGHDTGDLVLQAFARCLTENLRKTDVVARLGGDEFALLLAETDEEKARDTLQKLHLKILETMAAQEWPVGCSVGAISCANASQFSSSELIHRADELMYEVKRAGKNGVAVITIPCRSSLA, translated from the coding sequence TTGAACCAGCGGATCAGCGGATTATCACGCCCGGTTCAGTTCCTTCTGGCCATATTATTGTTGATGCTCTGCGTCCTGGCCGATTATTTCAGCGGCGCGGAGATCTCATTTTCAATCACCTGTCTTGCTCCAACCGCTTTCGCGGTCTGGTATGCCGGTGCTCTGCCGGGGGTTGTCACGGCGATCACTGCTGCGCTGCTGTGGTATGGCGTTGATTACATTTCTGGACCTGCCTACAGTCATCCGATGGTTCCGGTCTGGAATTCCCTGGTTCGGCTCGGATTTTTTTTCATCGTGACCGTCCTGTTATTGCAGATCAGAAACTTGTTGCGGCAGCTGCAGAGTCTGGCCGAGACTGATAGCCTGACGGACCTGGCGAACAGTCGAAAATTTTATGCCCGCCTTGAGCAGGAACGTGAACGCGCCCTGCGTTACCCCGGATTTTTTACGGTCGCCTACCTGGATCTGGATAACTTCAAGCAGATCAACGATTCCTGGGGCCATGATACCGGAGATCTGGTTTTACAAGCCTTTGCGCGCTGTCTCACCGAAAATCTGCGTAAAACTGACGTGGTCGCACGTTTGGGAGGGGATGAGTTTGCTCTCCTGCTGGCCGAAACAGACGAGGAGAAAGCGCGGGACACCCTGCAGAAACTGCACCTGAAGATCCTGGAGACCATGGCCGCGCAGGAATGGCCGGTCGGTTGCAGCGTCGGCGCAATCTCCTGTGCCAACGCTTCACAGTTCAGTTCAAGTGAACTGATTCATCGTGCAGATGAACTGATGTATGAGGTAAAAAGAGCTGGTAAAAACGGGGTTGCGGTGATCACAATTCCTTGTCGGTCTTCTCTGGCTTGA
- the hutG gene encoding formimidoylglutamase, translating to MYKQADMSLWQGRIDSADGADALRWHQQVQPYTQDAAPGRVLLGICTDAGVQRNQGRPGAAKGPDAIRRALANQAWQLDSPVYDAGNFVLPDDRLEELQTQQAGLVTALLNAGHFPLLLGGGHEIAYGSGAGLRHHLRGTHDAGRIGIINCDAHFDLRSDARPSSGTPFAQLAADATGCGEPFSYLCLGISRPANSAALFRRAAELGTTIIEDHELVPWNLAPLEAKLSEFIAGCEALYLSIDLDVLPAATAPGVSAPAGRGISFEILEHLLTHIRTRAGSKLRQADIAEYNPDFDIDNRTAKVAARLCHLLCRKVN from the coding sequence ATGTATAAGCAGGCTGACATGAGCCTCTGGCAGGGGCGGATCGACAGTGCCGACGGCGCCGACGCTTTGCGCTGGCACCAGCAGGTCCAACCCTATACGCAGGACGCGGCACCAGGCCGGGTGCTGCTTGGGATCTGCACCGATGCCGGGGTACAGCGCAACCAGGGCCGCCCCGGCGCAGCTAAAGGTCCCGACGCCATCCGCCGCGCCCTTGCCAATCAGGCCTGGCAGCTGGATAGCCCGGTTTATGATGCCGGCAACTTTGTGCTGCCAGACGATCGGCTCGAAGAGTTGCAGACGCAGCAGGCCGGCCTGGTCACCGCCCTACTGAACGCCGGTCATTTCCCCCTGCTTTTAGGCGGCGGACATGAAATCGCATACGGCAGCGGCGCCGGGCTGCGCCATCACCTGCGGGGGACGCATGACGCCGGGCGGATCGGCATCATCAACTGCGATGCCCATTTCGACCTGCGCAGTGACGCGCGGCCCAGCTCCGGTACCCCCTTTGCGCAACTCGCTGCAGATGCGACAGGGTGCGGCGAGCCATTTTCCTACCTCTGCCTCGGCATCAGCCGCCCGGCCAACAGCGCCGCGCTCTTTCGGCGCGCTGCCGAGCTGGGCACGACCATCATCGAGGATCATGAACTGGTGCCCTGGAATCTCGCCCCGCTCGAAGCCAAACTCAGTGAATTTATCGCCGGCTGCGAAGCACTCTATCTGAGTATCGATCTGGATGTGCTGCCTGCCGCCACAGCACCCGGGGTCAGCGCCCCTGCCGGCCGCGGTATCTCGTTCGAAATACTTGAACATCTGCTGACCCATATCCGGACCCGGGCCGGTTCAAAACTGCGCCAGGCCGACATTGCCGAATACAACCCGGACTTCGATATAGACAACCGCACTGCAAAGGTGGCCGCCAGACTCTGCCATCTGCTTTGCCGCAAAGTGAACTAA
- the hutC gene encoding histidine utilization repressor: MQLAKASQPRYQAIKEFICRQIRDGAYPPGAQVPTEQQLTRLFEVSRMTVNRALRELESEGMLLRRQGVGTFVSEIQAESPLLEIRNIADEVRARHHVYSNLLHRLEEVTADQEIAGRLGLQIGTKVFHSLLVHLENGVPLQLEDRYVNAQIVPDYLNQDFSGTTPGQYLSGAFPLSELEHIVEAILPDERMQKLLGMGKNEPCLLVKRRTWSNERLVSCAHLIHPGSRYRLSSRTRTSGTI; the protein is encoded by the coding sequence ATGCAACTGGCCAAAGCATCGCAGCCGCGTTATCAGGCAATCAAAGAATTTATCTGCCGTCAGATCCGGGATGGTGCGTATCCGCCGGGGGCGCAGGTGCCGACAGAGCAGCAGCTGACCCGATTGTTTGAAGTCAGCCGCATGACCGTCAACCGGGCCTTGCGCGAACTGGAGAGTGAAGGGATGCTACTGCGGCGCCAGGGGGTCGGGACCTTTGTCAGCGAGATTCAGGCCGAGTCACCGCTCCTGGAGATCCGTAACATTGCCGATGAGGTACGTGCCCGCCACCATGTCTACAGCAACCTGCTGCATCGGCTGGAGGAGGTCACAGCGGATCAGGAGATCGCCGGGCGCCTCGGCCTGCAAATCGGGACGAAGGTGTTTCATTCTTTGCTGGTTCATCTGGAGAACGGCGTACCGCTCCAGCTCGAAGACCGCTACGTTAACGCGCAGATTGTGCCGGACTATCTGAACCAGGATTTTTCAGGCACTACACCGGGCCAATACCTGAGTGGAGCCTTTCCGCTGTCGGAACTGGAACATATCGTCGAGGCGATTCTGCCTGATGAGCGGATGCAGAAGCTGCTCGGGATGGGGAAGAACGAACCCTGTCTGTTGGTCAAGCGCCGCACCTGGTCAAATGAGCGCCTGGTCAGCTGTGCCCACCTGATTCATCCCGGCAGTCGTTACCGCCTGAGCTCACGCACACGAACATCCGGCACGATCTGA
- a CDS encoding DMT family transporter: MKTYLKLFAVAFFWGGTFVAGRFLAGQAQPVSAAFFRFAIASVLLLLVVRLREGGLPRLDLRQAVAVSALGLTGIFAYNLFFFNGLTLIGAGRAALIIALNPVAITLCSALVYKEVLPLSRIIGIPISVLGAMVVITRGHPAMIFSGGVGRGELLMSGCVLSWTLYSIIGKTAMRGLSPLAAVCWSSLTGTLFLLVPALIYGSLPEALTFSWSVWASIGYLGLFGTVIGFLWYFEGIQKIGPSRAAVFINFVPVNGVLLGTLLLGESLNLSLLAGGGLVVCGAYLANAPKPLFWRNH; the protein is encoded by the coding sequence TTGAAAACTTACCTTAAACTCTTCGCCGTAGCTTTTTTCTGGGGCGGGACTTTCGTCGCCGGCCGGTTTTTAGCCGGGCAGGCGCAGCCAGTTTCGGCTGCCTTTTTCCGTTTTGCCATTGCTTCGGTGCTCTTGTTGCTGGTCGTTCGGTTGCGCGAAGGGGGGCTGCCGCGACTCGATCTCCGCCAGGCAGTCGCAGTATCCGCGCTCGGTCTGACCGGCATCTTCGCCTACAACCTGTTTTTCTTTAACGGCCTGACCCTGATCGGCGCCGGTCGAGCCGCGCTGATCATCGCTCTGAATCCGGTGGCGATAACGCTCTGTTCGGCGTTGGTCTATAAAGAGGTCTTGCCGCTCAGCCGAATTATCGGTATCCCGATTTCGGTCCTCGGGGCGATGGTGGTAATTACCAGGGGCCATCCTGCAATGATCTTCAGTGGTGGTGTGGGGCGGGGAGAGCTGCTGATGTCTGGCTGTGTCCTGTCGTGGACGCTCTATTCCATCATTGGTAAAACGGCGATGCGTGGCTTGTCGCCCCTGGCTGCGGTCTGCTGGTCCTCTCTGACCGGGACGCTCTTTCTGCTGGTTCCGGCGCTGATCTATGGCAGCCTCCCCGAGGCGTTGACCTTCTCCTGGTCGGTCTGGGCAAGTATCGGTTATCTCGGTCTGTTCGGTACGGTCATCGGCTTCCTCTGGTATTTTGAGGGGATCCAGAAGATCGGGCCTTCGCGTGCCGCTGTCTTCATCAATTTTGTGCCGGTCAACGGGGTCTTGCTTGGAACGCTGCTGTTGGGCGAATCGCTGAACCTCTCTCTGTTGGCTGGGGGCGGTCTGGTGGTGTGCGGCGCGTATCTGGCCAATGCGCCGAAACCGCTGTTCTGGCGTAACCACTAA
- a CDS encoding inorganic phosphate transporter — protein MFLFFLSSGMFLGWSLGANDAANVFGTAVGTRMLRFRTAAALCCLFVMLGAVISGSGASATLGKLGAVNAIAGAFVVAFAAAVSVYLMLKARIPVSTSQSIVGAIVGWNLFSGSQTDSATLATIALTWVVCPLMAGIVAVLSYKFLSFFIRIFKVQMFTLDKVTRFGLVLVGAFGSFSLGANNIANVVGVFLPVSPFKEILLPGGLHFSAAQQLFFLGSVAISVGVVTYSRRVMGTVGSGIFRLSPLMAFVAVWAHSVVLFLFASQQLQQFLISKGLPSLPLVPVSSSQAIVGAVVGMGLLKGGHNIQWKTVGGIVLGWVTTPLVACLVSFICLFVLQNVFQQVVYLP, from the coding sequence ATGTTTCTGTTTTTTCTTTCAAGTGGCATGTTCCTCGGCTGGTCCTTAGGCGCCAACGATGCCGCAAATGTCTTCGGCACCGCCGTTGGCACACGCATGCTCAGGTTCCGCACGGCTGCTGCCCTTTGTTGTCTTTTTGTTATGCTGGGCGCCGTGATCAGCGGCTCTGGGGCCAGCGCGACACTGGGCAAGCTGGGCGCGGTCAATGCTATTGCCGGCGCATTTGTGGTCGCTTTCGCTGCCGCTGTCAGTGTTTATCTGATGCTCAAGGCCAGAATCCCGGTCTCAACATCACAGTCTATTGTCGGGGCCATTGTTGGCTGGAACCTCTTTTCCGGATCACAGACTGACAGCGCTACTCTGGCCACGATTGCCCTGACCTGGGTTGTCTGCCCTCTCATGGCGGGAATCGTCGCGGTTCTCTCCTATAAATTCCTGTCCTTTTTTATCCGGATATTCAAAGTCCAAATGTTTACCCTGGACAAGGTGACCCGGTTCGGTCTGGTGCTGGTTGGTGCCTTCGGCTCTTTCTCTTTGGGGGCCAACAATATCGCAAATGTCGTCGGCGTTTTCCTTCCGGTGTCTCCCTTCAAGGAGATTCTTTTGCCCGGCGGTCTGCATTTCTCTGCGGCGCAACAGCTTTTTTTCCTGGGCAGCGTGGCAATTTCTGTCGGGGTAGTTACCTATTCAAGACGGGTGATGGGAACCGTCGGCAGCGGGATTTTCAGACTCTCACCGCTCATGGCTTTTGTTGCTGTCTGGGCTCATTCGGTCGTCCTCTTCCTGTTCGCCTCGCAACAATTGCAGCAATTTTTGATCAGTAAGGGGTTACCCTCTCTGCCGCTGGTGCCTGTTTCGAGTTCTCAGGCGATCGTTGGCGCCGTCGTCGGGATGGGGCTCCTTAAGGGGGGACATAATATCCAATGGAAAACTGTTGGGGGTATTGTCCTTGGATGGGTTACCACCCCTCTGGTTGCCTGCCTGGTGAGCTTTATCTGTTTATTTGTTCTGCAAAATGTCTTTCAGCAGGTGGTTTACTTGCCCTGA
- the hutU gene encoding urocanate hydratase, which yields MIKRRDPSRIIRAPRGTQLSAKSWLTEAPLRMLMNNLDPEVAERPEELVVYGGIGRAARNWECYDKIIEVLKRLEADETLLVQSGKPVGVFKTHADAPRVLIANSNLVPHWATWEHFNELDRQGLMMYGQMTAGSWVYIGSQGIVQGTYETFVAIAKKHFGADPGGRWVLTGGLGGMGGAQPLAATMAGFSMLAVECDETRIDMRLKTGYLDGKATDLDTALQMIEQAGEKKRPISIGLLGNCADILPELVARGITPDVCTDQTSAHDPLNGYLPKGWTLQQAVEQRTKDPHGVVKAAKASIALHVQAMLTMQQRGAATLDYGNNIRQMALEEGVQNAFDFPGFVPAYVRPLFCEGIGPFRWVALSGDPEDIYKTDAKVKELIPNDPHLHHWLDMARERIQFQGLPARICWVGLKDRARLGVAFNQMVKSGELKAPVVIGRDHLDSGSVASPNRETEAMLDGSDAVSDWPLLNAMLSTAGGATWVSLHHGGGVGIGFSQHAGLVIVADGTDAAAARLQRVLWNDPATGVMRHADAGYDIARDCAREQGLDLPMLGK from the coding sequence ATGATTAAACGACGCGATCCCAGCCGCATCATCCGCGCCCCGCGCGGCACACAACTCAGCGCGAAAAGCTGGCTGACCGAAGCACCGCTGCGCATGCTGATGAACAACCTCGACCCCGAAGTCGCCGAACGACCCGAAGAGTTGGTGGTCTACGGCGGGATCGGACGCGCGGCACGCAACTGGGAGTGTTATGACAAAATCATCGAGGTCTTGAAACGTCTCGAAGCGGATGAGACCCTGCTGGTGCAATCGGGCAAGCCGGTCGGCGTATTCAAGACCCACGCTGATGCCCCGCGGGTGCTGATCGCCAACTCCAATCTGGTTCCGCACTGGGCCACCTGGGAACATTTCAACGAACTCGATCGTCAGGGGTTGATGATGTACGGCCAGATGACGGCAGGGTCCTGGGTCTACATCGGCTCGCAGGGGATTGTCCAGGGGACCTACGAAACCTTTGTCGCCATCGCCAAAAAACATTTTGGCGCTGACCCCGGCGGCCGCTGGGTGCTGACCGGTGGGCTTGGCGGGATGGGTGGAGCCCAGCCGCTGGCGGCGACCATGGCCGGGTTCTCGATGCTGGCGGTGGAATGCGATGAGACCCGTATCGACATGCGCCTGAAAACAGGTTATCTCGATGGCAAGGCGACGGATCTCGATACGGCGCTGCAGATGATCGAGCAGGCGGGAGAAAAGAAGAGACCGATCTCCATCGGCCTGCTCGGCAACTGTGCGGATATTCTGCCCGAGCTGGTAGCGCGCGGCATCACCCCCGACGTCTGCACCGATCAGACCAGCGCCCACGATCCGCTCAACGGCTACCTGCCTAAAGGCTGGACGCTGCAGCAGGCTGTCGAGCAGCGCACAAAAGATCCGCATGGAGTGGTCAAAGCCGCCAAGGCGTCCATCGCCCTGCATGTTCAGGCGATGTTAACCATGCAGCAGCGCGGCGCGGCGACCCTCGACTACGGCAACAACATCCGCCAGATGGCCCTGGAAGAAGGCGTGCAAAACGCTTTCGACTTCCCCGGCTTCGTCCCCGCTTATGTCCGGCCGCTCTTTTGCGAGGGGATCGGTCCTTTCCGCTGGGTGGCGCTCTCCGGCGATCCTGAGGATATTTACAAGACCGACGCCAAGGTCAAGGAGCTGATTCCGAATGATCCGCACCTGCATCACTGGCTCGACATGGCCCGCGAGCGGATCCAGTTCCAGGGGCTGCCGGCGCGCATCTGCTGGGTCGGACTCAAGGATCGCGCGCGCCTCGGAGTGGCCTTCAACCAGATGGTCAAAAGTGGTGAACTCAAGGCACCAGTCGTTATCGGCCGTGACCACCTCGATTCCGGCTCGGTCGCCAGCCCCAATCGTGAGACCGAAGCGATGCTTGATGGCTCCGATGCAGTCTCCGACTGGCCGCTGCTGAACGCCATGCTCTCCACCGCCGGAGGAGCCACCTGGGTCAGCCTCCATCACGGCGGCGGGGTCGGCATAGGCTTCAGCCAGCATGCCGGACTGGTGATTGTCGCCGACGGGACTGACGCTGCAGCTGCGCGCCTACAGCGGGTGCTGTGGAATGATCCGGCGACCGGAGTGATGCGTCATGCCGATGCCGGTTATGATATCGCTCGTGATTGTGCGCGGGAGCAGGGGCTGGATCTACCGATGCTCGGAAAGTAA
- the hutI gene encoding imidazolonepropionase, with protein sequence MSENWQQCEQIWINARVATMDPQIPGPYGIIEDAAVGVRQGRIQALGPMTQAELERLPGRQIDVQGRWLTPGLIDSHTHLVYGGERSNEFSRRLAGDSYAAIASAGGGILATVAATRALSQQQLTDLARPRLAALCAEGVTTVEIKSGYGLNLPDELKMLRAARALGKELPVRIRTTLLAAHAVPPEYRERPDDYVSLICDELLPQAVAEGLAEALDVFCETIAFTPAQTERLLQAAQAHGLGIKLHAEQLTNSGASALGARYGAWSVDHLEHLDAAGVTALKQAGTVATLLPGAFYFLRETQLPPVALLRAQQVPMALATDLNPGSSPLASLRLMLNMGAVLFGLSPVEALTGVTRHAARALGLGDKLGMLATGYQADMLLWNFEHPDQLTAEVGTFAPQQRIFNGEVCHV encoded by the coding sequence ATGTCTGAAAACTGGCAGCAATGTGAACAGATCTGGATCAATGCCCGCGTGGCGACCATGGACCCTCAAATTCCCGGACCTTACGGGATTATCGAGGATGCGGCAGTCGGCGTCCGTCAGGGGCGGATTCAGGCTCTGGGGCCGATGACGCAGGCTGAGCTGGAGCGGCTGCCGGGACGCCAGATCGATGTTCAAGGCCGCTGGCTGACCCCCGGGCTGATCGACAGCCACACCCATCTGGTCTACGGTGGAGAGCGCAGCAACGAATTCAGCCGCCGTCTTGCCGGCGACAGCTACGCCGCTATCGCCAGCGCTGGCGGCGGCATCCTCGCTACCGTCGCCGCGACCCGCGCCTTAAGCCAGCAGCAGCTGACCGACCTGGCCAGACCGAGACTGGCCGCCCTCTGCGCCGAAGGCGTAACGACGGTCGAGATCAAATCGGGCTACGGGCTGAACCTCCCAGATGAGTTGAAGATGCTGCGCGCCGCCCGCGCCCTTGGCAAGGAACTGCCGGTGCGTATCCGCACCACCCTGCTCGCCGCTCACGCCGTCCCCCCCGAATATCGCGAGCGCCCGGATGACTATGTCAGCCTTATCTGTGACGAGCTGCTGCCACAGGCGGTCGCCGAAGGGCTGGCTGAAGCGCTGGATGTCTTCTGCGAAACCATCGCCTTCACTCCGGCTCAGACCGAACGCCTGTTGCAGGCGGCGCAGGCGCACGGCCTCGGTATCAAACTCCACGCCGAACAACTCACCAACTCCGGCGCCTCGGCCCTGGGCGCGCGCTATGGCGCCTGGTCAGTTGATCACCTCGAGCATCTAGACGCCGCCGGAGTTACCGCGCTCAAGCAGGCCGGGACGGTCGCCACCCTGCTGCCGGGGGCCTTCTATTTTCTGCGCGAAACCCAATTACCACCGGTCGCCCTGCTGCGCGCACAGCAGGTGCCGATGGCGCTGGCGACCGACCTGAATCCCGGCAGCTCACCCCTGGCCTCACTGCGTCTGATGCTGAATATGGGCGCGGTGCTGTTCGGACTCTCCCCCGTTGAAGCCTTGACCGGGGTCACCCGCCACGCTGCCCGCGCCCTCGGTCTGGGTGATAAACTTGGGATGCTGGCGACCGGCTACCAGGCTGATATGCTGCTCTGGAATTTCGAACATCCCGATCAGCTTACCGCCGAAGTCGGCACCTTCGCTCCGCAACAACGGATCTTTAACGGGGAGGTCTGCCATGTATAA
- the hutH gene encoding histidine ammonia-lyase, whose amino-acid sequence MFKLQITPGQLDLATLRKVQAQPVELSLNPDAAGPIDRAAATVHEIIEQGRVVYGVNTGFGLLANTRIPNDELETLQRSIVLSHAAGTGNFMEEATVRLLLVLKINSLARGYSGIRREVIEALISLVNAEVYPCIPEKGSVGASGDLAPLAHMATVLLGEGEVFHHGARLSGRKGLEIAGLSPVTLAPKEGLALLNGTQASTAFALRGLFAAEDLFATALITGSLSLEAALGSRNPFDARIHEVSGHASRIDTAAAYRSLLEKSAIEDSHRNCEAVQDPYSLRCQPQVMGACLEQIRNTARVLITESNAVSDNPLVFSEDCDILSGGNFHAEPVAMAADNLALAIAEIGALAERRIALLIDSNLSKLPPFLVEKGGLNSGFMIAQCTAAALASENKTFAHPACVDSLPTSANQEDHVSMATFAARRLRDMADNSAGILAVELLAACQGVDFRRPLKTSQLLEKAKSRLRARVPFYDQDRYFSPDIAKSKELVQTGAYNDLIPRGLLPSL is encoded by the coding sequence ATGTTCAAACTGCAAATAACCCCCGGTCAGCTTGATCTGGCCACTCTGCGCAAGGTCCAGGCTCAACCGGTCGAACTCAGCCTGAACCCTGACGCCGCCGGCCCCATCGACCGCGCCGCGGCCACCGTCCACGAGATCATCGAACAGGGCCGGGTGGTCTACGGGGTCAACACCGGTTTCGGTCTGCTGGCCAACACCCGCATCCCGAACGACGAGCTGGAAACCCTGCAACGCTCCATCGTCCTCTCCCATGCCGCCGGGACCGGTAACTTCATGGAAGAAGCGACGGTCCGACTGCTGCTGGTCTTGAAGATCAACAGTCTGGCGCGCGGCTACTCGGGGATCCGACGTGAGGTGATTGAAGCCTTGATCAGTCTGGTGAATGCCGAGGTCTACCCTTGCATCCCGGAAAAGGGCTCGGTTGGGGCATCGGGCGATCTGGCTCCGCTGGCCCACATGGCGACGGTGCTGCTCGGTGAGGGGGAAGTCTTCCATCATGGGGCGCGCCTCTCGGGTCGCAAAGGCCTGGAGATCGCAGGACTTTCACCTGTGACCCTGGCGCCCAAAGAGGGGTTGGCGCTGCTCAACGGCACCCAGGCCTCAACCGCCTTTGCCCTGCGCGGCCTGTTCGCCGCCGAAGACCTGTTCGCGACGGCCCTGATTACCGGCAGCCTCAGCCTCGAAGCGGCTTTGGGCAGCCGCAACCCGTTTGATGCCCGCATTCATGAGGTCAGCGGCCATGCCAGTCGCATCGACACCGCCGCCGCCTACCGCAGCCTGCTGGAGAAGAGCGCGATCGAGGATTCCCACCGCAACTGCGAAGCGGTGCAGGACCCCTATTCGCTGCGCTGCCAACCGCAGGTGATGGGCGCCTGCCTCGAACAGATCCGCAACACCGCACGGGTGCTGATCACCGAGTCGAACGCCGTCTCCGACAACCCGCTGGTCTTCAGCGAGGATTGCGACATCCTCTCCGGCGGCAACTTTCACGCCGAACCGGTGGCGATGGCGGCCGACAACCTGGCCCTGGCGATTGCCGAAATCGGCGCTCTGGCCGAGCGGCGTATCGCCCTGTTGATCGACAGCAACCTGAGCAAGCTGCCACCGTTTCTGGTCGAGAAGGGGGGCCTCAATTCGGGCTTCATGATCGCCCAGTGCACCGCCGCGGCGCTCGCCAGCGAGAACAAAACCTTCGCCCACCCGGCCTGCGTCGACAGCCTGCCGACCTCGGCCAATCAGGAGGATCATGTCTCAATGGCGACCTTCGCCGCCCGCCGACTGCGCGACATGGCCGACAACAGCGCCGGGATTCTGGCGGTGGAGCTGCTGGCAGCCTGCCAGGGAGTCGATTTCCGCCGACCGCTGAAGACCTCGCAGCTGCTTGAAAAAGCCAAAAGCCGCCTGCGCGCCCGTGTCCCCTTTTATGATCAGGACCGCTACTTCTCACCCGATATTGCCAAGTCCAAGGAGTTGGTACAGACCGGTGCCTATAACGATCTGATCCCCAGAGGACTCCTGCCGAGTCTGTGA